One stretch of Shewanella sp. Arc9-LZ DNA includes these proteins:
- a CDS encoding amidohydrolase has translation MRLTSVALLLSSVFATSVYSTTTVASVPNAAELTAQVESKVIAWRRDLHQHPELSNREFRTSKVIEKHLKSLGLEVQTGIAHTGVVAILKGGKPGPLIGLRADMDALPVTEVVDLPFASKVTDTYRNQTVGVMHACGHDTHVAMLMGVAENLVKVKDSLAGDVMFIFQPAEEGAPEGEQGGAELMLKQGLFAKRKPEQVFGMHVTSSMPTGMIGLRSGPAMASEDSFTIKVMGKQTHGSRPWSGVDPIVASAQIINSVQTIISRQVDITKAPAVVSFGAINGGIRSNIIPDEVELIGTIRTFDQDMRADIKVKLAQVAANAAKTVGATAVTVIQPGYPVTVNNPELVSKMRPVIASVVGGNMLIEPGLITGAEDFSYYALETPGMFFFLGVTPADQDINNVASNHSPAFYVDESALKVGVQTMTQIALTALSAAQ, from the coding sequence ATGCGCCTGACGTCTGTTGCTTTACTGCTTTCAAGTGTATTTGCCACCAGTGTTTACAGCACGACTACCGTGGCTAGCGTGCCCAATGCTGCAGAACTAACCGCTCAAGTTGAAAGCAAAGTCATTGCATGGCGCCGCGATTTACATCAACACCCTGAATTATCTAATCGCGAATTTCGCACCAGTAAAGTGATTGAGAAACATCTTAAATCTCTCGGACTTGAAGTGCAGACGGGTATTGCTCATACCGGTGTGGTCGCCATACTAAAAGGCGGCAAGCCTGGGCCATTAATTGGTTTACGCGCTGATATGGATGCGCTGCCCGTTACCGAAGTGGTTGATTTACCTTTTGCCTCTAAAGTAACTGACACTTATCGAAATCAAACAGTAGGTGTGATGCACGCGTGCGGTCATGATACCCATGTGGCTATGCTGATGGGCGTGGCTGAAAACCTCGTAAAAGTAAAAGACAGCCTAGCCGGTGATGTAATGTTTATCTTTCAGCCAGCCGAAGAAGGCGCGCCAGAAGGTGAACAAGGCGGTGCGGAGTTAATGCTCAAACAAGGCTTATTTGCCAAGCGCAAGCCTGAGCAAGTGTTTGGTATGCATGTTACTTCAAGCATGCCTACAGGTATGATTGGTCTACGTTCCGGCCCTGCAATGGCGAGTGAAGACTCATTTACGATTAAAGTGATGGGCAAGCAAACCCATGGCTCACGTCCTTGGAGTGGTGTTGATCCTATCGTGGCCTCGGCACAAATTATTAATAGTGTGCAAACCATTATTAGTCGTCAGGTGGATATTACCAAAGCACCTGCAGTAGTGAGTTTTGGGGCCATTAATGGTGGTATTCGATCGAATATTATTCCTGACGAAGTAGAACTTATTGGTACTATTCGTACTTTCGATCAAGATATGCGCGCCGACATTAAAGTTAAATTGGCCCAAGTGGCAGCTAATGCCGCTAAAACAGTTGGCGCCACTGCAGTAACCGTGATCCAACCTGGTTATCCGGTTACGGTTAACAACCCAGAATTAGTCAGCAAAATGCGCCCGGTTATCGCCTCTGTAGTGGGTGGCAATATGTTGATTGAGCCAGGACTGATTACCGGTGCGGAAGACTTTTCTTATTACGCATTAGAAACACCCGGGATGTTCTTTTTCTTGGGCGTGACACCTGCTGACCAAGATATCAATAATGTCGCCAGTAATCACTCTCCGGCATTTTATGTTGATGAGAGTGCCCTTAAGGTTGGCGTGCAAACCATGACCCAAATTGCCTTAACCGCATTAAGCGCGGCACAATAG
- a CDS encoding pitrilysin family protein, translated as MTRKIMALLMTLGVLSAPNVSATQAEDINSFTLDNGMKIMVLEDSSIPNANMYIFWKVGSRNEVPGITGISHFFEHMMFNGSKKFGPKMFDRTMEAAGGANNAYTSEDITVYTDWFPANGLETIFDLEADRIANLDINPEMVESERGVVQSERTTGLENSNWRTIQEALKSVAFAAHPYSWSVIGYESDIAAWTLADLQQYHKTYYAPNNALVVITGDVKLAEVKALANQYFAPIPAQAPPKAVRTVEPQQNGERRVFVKKESVSTPNIMLAYHVPATSHADYYALDLLTSMLSEGNSSRFYKALVDKQLAVAADTYMPMSFDPNLFYILGVANAGVSAETLEKALIEQIDLISEQGVTQQELEKVKNIKLMDFYRTMETINGKANTLGTYELYFGDYAKLFNAPEAYNKVTPADIQRVVQTYLIKANRTVGVLAATEESDK; from the coding sequence ATGACCCGCAAGATAATGGCGTTGCTGATGACATTAGGCGTACTGAGTGCGCCTAATGTGTCAGCGACACAAGCTGAAGATATTAATAGTTTTACCTTAGATAATGGCATGAAGATTATGGTGTTGGAGGATAGTTCTATCCCTAATGCCAATATGTACATTTTTTGGAAAGTGGGTTCGCGCAATGAAGTACCTGGTATTACCGGTATTTCGCACTTTTTTGAACACATGATGTTTAATGGTTCTAAAAAGTTTGGCCCTAAAATGTTTGACCGTACGATGGAAGCGGCTGGTGGCGCCAACAACGCTTATACCAGTGAAGATATAACGGTATATACCGACTGGTTTCCAGCAAATGGTCTAGAAACTATTTTTGATTTAGAAGCAGACCGCATCGCCAATTTAGACATCAATCCTGAAATGGTTGAAAGTGAGCGCGGCGTGGTGCAATCAGAGCGCACTACAGGGCTTGAAAACTCCAATTGGCGTACTATTCAAGAAGCGCTTAAAAGTGTCGCCTTTGCGGCGCATCCATATAGCTGGTCGGTGATTGGTTATGAGTCAGACATTGCAGCTTGGACATTAGCAGACTTACAGCAATACCATAAAACCTACTATGCCCCTAACAATGCGCTAGTGGTGATTACCGGTGATGTGAAGCTAGCCGAAGTGAAAGCCTTGGCTAATCAGTATTTTGCGCCAATTCCGGCCCAAGCCCCACCGAAAGCCGTACGCACGGTTGAACCGCAACAAAATGGCGAACGTCGGGTATTTGTTAAAAAAGAATCGGTAAGCACGCCAAACATTATGTTGGCTTATCATGTACCTGCAACTAGCCATGCAGACTACTATGCATTGGATTTATTAACGTCGATGTTAAGCGAAGGTAATAGCTCACGCTTTTATAAAGCGCTAGTCGACAAGCAATTAGCTGTCGCTGCCGACACTTACATGCCGATGTCGTTTGACCCTAACTTGTTTTATATCTTGGGTGTAGCGAATGCGGGAGTCAGTGCCGAGACTTTAGAAAAAGCTCTCATCGAGCAGATTGATCTAATTTCCGAGCAAGGTGTGACTCAGCAAGAACTTGAAAAAGTTAAAAATATTAAGTTAATGGACTTTTACCGCACGATGGAAACCATTAATGGTAAAGCCAATACTTTAGGCACATACGAGCTGTATTTTGGCGACTATGCAAAACTGTTTAACGCCCCAGAAGCCTATAACAAGGTCACTCCTGCTGATATTCAGCGTGTGGTGCAAACCTATTTAATTAAAGCGAATCGAACTGTCGGTGTGCTCGCTGCTACTGAGGAGTCAGACAAATGA
- a CDS encoding pitrilysin family protein — translation MKTVTHTRIKISLSAIALACSLGISGCATTQKTTADSANPVTASFVMPSYQSVTLDNGLKVKLMVQKEVPLVTIDAVVRAGAVNDITSGMAYITSQSLLLGAAGQSKADIEQQLDFMGASIDTNADLEGSYIRANMMSKDVDTVLDIFSHVLRQPDFDSAEFDKLKQREIVGLSQQKESPRAVIGRYFNKLVFGDHPYANPVSGNSDTIDKLSVEELRAFHKGYYQPNNMTINVVGDFDVADMTAKLNKAFGDWQTTETVVQPDLSQHLPTLTQPHVLLVDKPDAIETTFLIGGVGIRYDNPDYVGLTVVNTILGGRFTSWLNDELRVNAGLTYGARSGFSPYAQSGVFQISTFTKSSTTKEAIDLALKTYARLWEKGIDQATLDSAKAYVKGQFPPKYETSGQLAGLLSDMYLYGFNDDFINQFQAKVDGLTLADTQRLIKQYFPQQNLQFVLIGNAENIADIAAQYGEVTKVDITATGFGQ, via the coding sequence ATGAAAACCGTAACTCACACACGCATTAAAATATCATTATCAGCAATCGCATTGGCCTGTAGCTTAGGGATAAGTGGTTGTGCGACAACCCAGAAAACCACTGCCGATTCCGCCAACCCTGTTACCGCTAGCTTTGTTATGCCAAGCTACCAATCTGTTACCTTAGACAATGGCTTAAAGGTTAAGCTGATGGTGCAAAAAGAAGTGCCATTAGTGACCATTGATGCCGTAGTGAGAGCGGGAGCAGTCAATGATATTACCTCTGGTATGGCTTACATTACCTCACAAAGTTTACTGTTGGGTGCAGCGGGTCAATCAAAGGCCGACATCGAGCAGCAGTTAGATTTTATGGGTGCCAGCATAGACACCAACGCTGATTTAGAAGGCAGTTATATTCGTGCCAATATGATGAGCAAAGATGTTGATACCGTGCTCGATATTTTTAGCCACGTATTGCGCCAACCAGACTTTGATAGCGCTGAATTTGATAAACTAAAACAGCGCGAAATTGTGGGTTTATCACAGCAAAAAGAAAGTCCTCGAGCAGTGATTGGTCGCTACTTCAATAAGTTAGTCTTTGGTGATCATCCTTATGCCAATCCGGTATCAGGCAATAGTGACACCATTGATAAACTTTCTGTTGAGGAGTTACGTGCTTTTCATAAAGGCTATTATCAACCAAACAACATGACCATTAACGTGGTGGGCGATTTTGATGTTGCCGACATGACCGCTAAACTGAATAAAGCCTTTGGCGATTGGCAGACCACTGAAACCGTGGTTCAGCCAGATTTAAGCCAACATTTACCAACATTAACCCAACCTCACGTACTGTTGGTCGACAAGCCTGACGCAATTGAAACCACCTTTTTAATTGGTGGCGTGGGGATCCGTTATGACAATCCTGATTATGTTGGGTTAACCGTAGTGAACACCATTTTAGGTGGTCGTTTTACTTCATGGTTAAATGATGAATTACGCGTCAATGCCGGATTAACTTACGGTGCCCGTTCTGGTTTTAGCCCTTATGCTCAATCTGGGGTATTCCAAATCAGTACTTTTACTAAGTCATCGACCACTAAAGAAGCCATTGATTTAGCCTTAAAAACCTATGCTCGTTTATGGGAAAAGGGCATTGATCAAGCCACTTTAGATTCTGCCAAAGCCTATGTTAAAGGCCAGTTCCCACCTAAGTATGAGACGAGTGGACAGTTAGCCGGTTTATTGTCTGACATGTATCTGTATGGCTTTAATGATGATTTTATTAATCAATTTCAAGCTAAAGTAGATGGACTTACCCTTGCAGACACTCAACGTTTGATTAAGCAATATTTCCCACAACAAAACTTACAGTTTGTGTTGATTGGCAACGCTGAAAACATTGCTGATATTGCAGCGCAATACGGTGAAGTGACTAAAGTTGATATCACTGCGACGGGTTTTGGTCAGTAG
- a CDS encoding DUF2956 domain-containing protein encodes MKKTLSPETQQDALAIAKATQKPGQVKEQTKLIAAGVEKGIAEYKKREKAKARERDKARKQQQKSKSATSSNDDDSDMSYIEPESRFNPLTWSLLGLLLLSWALFAAYLFYR; translated from the coding sequence ATGAAAAAGACGCTATCACCTGAAACCCAACAAGATGCTTTAGCCATTGCCAAAGCAACCCAAAAACCTGGGCAAGTTAAAGAACAAACCAAGCTGATTGCTGCGGGCGTTGAAAAGGGGATTGCTGAATACAAAAAACGTGAGAAGGCTAAGGCTCGCGAACGAGATAAAGCCCGTAAACAGCAGCAAAAATCTAAAAGCGCGACAAGCTCAAATGATGACGATTCTGATATGTCTTACATTGAACCAGAGAGTCGATTCAACCCTTTAACATGGTCGTTGCTGGGGTTACTGCTATTGAGTTGGGCATTGTTTGCCGCTTATTTGTTTTATCGCTAA
- the trmL gene encoding tRNA (uridine(34)/cytosine(34)/5-carboxymethylaminomethyluridine(34)-2'-O)-methyltransferase TrmL produces MFHIALYEPEIAPNTGNIIRLCANNGSQLHLIEPLGFDLEEKKLRRAGLDYSDLTSVTRHKNYAAFLEAMAGKRIIACTTKGSRPHTQIAFQENDVLLFGPETRGLPMDIIDATPLAQRLRIPMTANSRSLNLSNSVAIISYEAWRQLGFAGAE; encoded by the coding sequence ATGTTTCATATTGCCCTTTATGAACCCGAAATCGCTCCAAATACCGGAAACATCATTCGTCTATGCGCCAACAATGGCTCGCAGTTACATTTGATTGAGCCGTTAGGTTTTGATCTCGAAGAAAAGAAATTACGTCGCGCGGGACTCGATTATTCGGATCTAACCAGTGTGACTCGCCATAAAAACTATGCCGCTTTTTTAGAGGCCATGGCAGGAAAGCGTATTATTGCTTGCACCACTAAAGGTAGCCGTCCTCATACGCAAATTGCTTTCCAAGAAAATGATGTATTATTATTTGGCCCCGAAACCCGTGGGTTACCAATGGATATTATTGATGCGACGCCACTTGCGCAGCGCTTACGTATCCCAATGACCGCCAATAGCCGTAGCTTAAACTTATCCAATTCAGTTGCCATTATTAGTTATGAAGCATGGCGTCAGCTGGGTTTTGCAGGCGCTGAGTAA
- a CDS encoding mechanosensitive ion channel family protein, protein MICRFFLNRFSCCNQRSSPRLSRWILLWSLVTVGCLTNFVSTDAQAAPSPNTVKQLIQINDPSSAIDIEIQGSVVNLNGSATEQASKERILQTIAALPGVTQVVDNIHLQPIAPLSLAPLKQDAEQFWAKALLYLPRLALGLSIFLLLFWLSHPLARLLISPLAWVTKSELIRLVMQRSISILIILLGLYIFLRLAGLTQFAVAIISSTGVIGLILGFAFKDIAENFISSLLLSVQRPFKLGDVISVEGNLGVVKQVTARATTLVDYDGNHIQIPNATIYKNVIKNLTANPRMRGNFVIGIGYDASIRKAQDIAMEIMADHHGVLADPEPQVLIKNLGSSTINLQVYFWVNAETHSVPKVASILMRLLVRAYEANQISLPDDARERIFPQGIQLVTNGHQQGETPLNTIQSTEHNSNKAQESLEDAHNETSDDISSDTDDIRQQAAQSRDPESGANII, encoded by the coding sequence ATGATTTGTCGATTTTTTTTAAACCGTTTTTCTTGCTGCAATCAGCGATCATCCCCAAGATTAAGTCGATGGATTCTACTATGGAGTTTAGTCACTGTTGGTTGCCTTACCAACTTTGTGTCTACTGATGCCCAGGCTGCGCCTTCGCCCAACACTGTGAAGCAACTGATACAGATTAACGACCCAAGCAGCGCAATAGACATTGAAATACAAGGCTCTGTCGTCAATCTAAACGGCTCTGCCACGGAGCAAGCGAGTAAAGAGCGCATACTGCAAACTATAGCCGCTTTACCTGGTGTAACTCAGGTTGTCGATAATATTCACTTGCAACCTATTGCGCCCTTATCTTTGGCTCCCCTGAAGCAAGATGCTGAGCAATTTTGGGCCAAAGCCTTACTCTATTTACCGCGTTTGGCTTTAGGGTTATCAATTTTCTTACTCCTATTTTGGCTTTCACATCCTTTAGCTCGCTTATTGATTAGTCCCTTAGCTTGGGTGACAAAAAGTGAGTTGATCCGTTTAGTGATGCAGCGCAGCATCAGCATATTAATCATATTGTTAGGGCTGTATATATTCTTGCGTCTCGCGGGCTTAACGCAGTTTGCGGTCGCTATTATTAGCAGCACTGGTGTCATTGGGCTGATTTTAGGTTTTGCCTTTAAAGACATCGCCGAAAACTTTATTTCCAGCTTATTACTCAGTGTGCAGCGTCCGTTCAAATTAGGTGATGTAATCTCCGTCGAAGGGAATTTGGGAGTGGTAAAGCAAGTCACAGCAAGAGCCACCACGTTAGTCGATTACGACGGAAATCATATCCAAATACCCAATGCCACTATCTATAAAAACGTGATTAAAAACCTTACCGCCAACCCGAGAATGCGTGGCAATTTTGTCATTGGCATTGGCTATGATGCAAGTATCCGTAAGGCTCAGGACATCGCTATGGAGATCATGGCCGATCATCACGGCGTACTCGCAGATCCCGAGCCGCAGGTGCTGATAAAAAACCTTGGTTCATCGACGATTAATCTACAAGTGTATTTTTGGGTCAATGCTGAAACTCACAGTGTTCCAAAAGTGGCTTCAATTTTAATGCGCTTGCTGGTGCGCGCTTATGAAGCGAATCAGATAAGCTTGCCTGACGACGCCCGCGAACGTATTTTCCCTCAAGGGATACAATTAGTCACCAATGGACATCAGCAAGGTGAAACACCTCTGAATACGATACAGAGCACTGAGCACAACAGCAACAAAGCCCAAGAGTCATTAGAAGATGCCCATAATGAAACTAGCGATGACATCAGCAGCGATACCGATGATATACGTCAACAAGCGGCACAATCACGAGATCCTGAAAGTGGCGCCAATATTATCTAA
- a CDS encoding YqaE/Pmp3 family membrane protein, giving the protein MDLLRILIAILLPPLGVFLQVGLSKTLLLNIILTLLGYIPGIVHAVWVIAKR; this is encoded by the coding sequence ATGGATTTATTACGTATTTTAATCGCAATCTTACTACCACCTCTTGGGGTTTTCCTGCAAGTGGGGCTAAGTAAGACCTTATTATTAAATATAATTTTAACCTTGCTAGGCTACATTCCTGGGATAGTGCACGCGGTATGGGTGATTGCTAAGCGCTAA
- a CDS encoding ATP-binding protein, whose protein sequence is MLKNNPFNGLFFKLLLGFWLCSSLIIALVSLLPLLQQNHDRSPLPASLERVLKNVAERIQEQPQLLEGKNLQRLHRSRNKEGDRNHNGGPLRLYLTDGEGQVLNTKRVSRGFRRFQLMAEEADQPISHQFRDELIFGPYSFEVNSKPYQLFGRFPDNHPRPWFFFFADNKLLTAGLAILLSGLLCGLLAWYLGKPLRSLKHSANALARGDLSSRVDAATANRRDEMGQLAQAFNGMADAVQTMINNQQRLMGDISHELRTPLTRLQLALALGRKKGQQSEELERIGYEALQLEALISELLTLSRVSLASHENKVVLELAESLSQVLDDAEFEAEQQGKLLQIDIPEALLLPFHPKTLSRAIENLLRNAIYYANSQITISAAQVGKHILITVEDDGPGIEPQELEAIFKPFYRPDTARDRQSGGWGLGLAITQAAITLHQGSIVAENLISPTGKREGLKLSISLPVS, encoded by the coding sequence ATGCTAAAGAACAATCCATTTAACGGGCTATTTTTTAAATTATTGTTAGGCTTTTGGCTATGCAGTTCATTGATTATTGCACTGGTGTCTTTATTGCCATTACTGCAACAAAATCATGATCGTTCGCCATTACCTGCCAGCCTTGAGCGAGTGCTTAAAAACGTTGCAGAACGGATACAAGAGCAACCTCAATTGCTCGAAGGTAAAAACCTTCAACGTCTGCACCGTAGCCGCAATAAAGAAGGTGATAGAAACCATAATGGCGGCCCATTGCGTTTATATTTAACCGACGGCGAAGGTCAAGTATTAAATACCAAACGAGTCTCGCGTGGATTTAGACGTTTTCAACTCATGGCAGAAGAAGCAGACCAACCGATCAGCCATCAATTTAGAGATGAGCTTATTTTTGGCCCGTATTCTTTTGAGGTCAACAGCAAACCGTATCAATTATTTGGTCGTTTCCCCGATAATCATCCACGGCCGTGGTTCTTCTTCTTTGCCGACAATAAATTACTGACCGCAGGCTTAGCCATATTATTGTCAGGCTTATTATGCGGTTTACTCGCATGGTATTTGGGTAAGCCATTACGTTCGCTAAAACACAGTGCCAATGCCCTCGCTAGAGGTGATTTATCTAGCAGAGTTGATGCAGCTACCGCAAATCGTCGCGATGAAATGGGCCAATTGGCACAGGCTTTCAACGGCATGGCCGATGCCGTACAAACCATGATTAACAATCAGCAAAGATTAATGGGCGACATATCTCATGAACTGCGCACACCGCTCACTAGGCTGCAATTAGCCTTAGCGTTAGGCCGTAAAAAAGGGCAGCAAAGTGAAGAGCTAGAACGTATCGGCTATGAAGCCTTACAACTTGAAGCGCTAATAAGCGAGTTGCTCACTCTATCTCGGGTAAGCTTGGCCAGCCATGAAAATAAAGTCGTACTCGAATTAGCAGAATCTTTAAGCCAAGTGTTAGATGACGCCGAATTTGAAGCCGAGCAGCAAGGCAAACTATTACAAATTGATATACCAGAGGCGCTGCTATTACCTTTTCACCCAAAGACACTCTCGCGCGCCATAGAAAATCTGCTGCGTAATGCGATTTACTATGCCAATAGTCAGATAACCATTAGCGCAGCCCAAGTTGGCAAGCACATATTGATAACGGTGGAAGACGACGGTCCAGGTATAGAGCCACAAGAACTCGAAGCTATATTTAAACCTTTCTATCGCCCCGACACTGCCAGAGATAGGCAAAGCGGCGGTTGGGGTTTAGGGTTGGCTATAACTCAAGCTGCTATTACGTTACACCAAGGCAGTATTGTGGCAGAAAACCTTATCAGCCCAACAGGAAAGCGCGAAGGCCTTAAGCTCAGTATCAGTTTACCGGTTAGCTAG
- a CDS encoding response regulator: protein MNRILLIDDDIGLSDLLSQLLELEGFVLTQAYDGEQGLMMAQQQDFDLILLDVMLPKLNGFEVLRALRQRKQTPVLMLTARGDEIDRVVGLEIGADDYLPKPFNDRELVARIRAILRRAQTTQQDSQANEMMQFGDLRLDPTRQETYCNEQLIILTGTEFSLLFHLIEKSGELVTKESLSENVLGKKLMPFDRSLDMHLSNLRKKLPERQDGRPRVKTLRGKGYIWIP, encoded by the coding sequence ATGAATCGTATTTTACTGATCGACGATGATATTGGTTTATCAGATCTACTCAGCCAATTACTTGAGTTGGAAGGCTTTGTATTAACCCAAGCTTATGATGGTGAGCAAGGGCTGATGATGGCGCAACAGCAAGACTTCGATTTAATCCTTCTTGACGTGATGCTGCCTAAACTGAATGGTTTTGAAGTCTTGCGTGCTTTACGCCAACGCAAGCAAACACCGGTATTAATGCTAACCGCTCGCGGTGATGAAATTGACCGGGTTGTCGGCCTTGAAATTGGTGCCGATGACTATTTGCCAAAACCCTTTAATGATCGCGAGTTAGTGGCTCGAATTAGAGCCATATTACGTCGAGCGCAAACCACTCAGCAAGATAGCCAAGCCAATGAAATGATGCAGTTTGGTGATTTACGTCTCGACCCTACCCGCCAAGAAACCTATTGCAATGAGCAACTAATCATTCTCACTGGCACCGAATTTTCACTGCTGTTTCATTTAATCGAAAAGTCAGGCGAACTGGTCACCAAAGAATCATTAAGCGAAAACGTATTAGGCAAAAAGTTAATGCCATTTGATCGTAGCTTAGATATGCATTTGTCTAACTTACGCAAGAAACTACCAGAGCGCCAAGATGGCCGTCCACGCGTCAAAACCCTGCGCGGTAAAGGTTATATTTGGATACCGTAA
- a CDS encoding thioredoxin family protein, whose translation MNRLIGQLLLLLCVLILAPSSIASTAASTDDSLWYTQQNQQPVVKLHFFWSKTCPHCREAHPFIDALGERFDWIELHDYAISEPGNVDKLMEMGQHTGVEPKSVPYFAICGEAVVGYNSHDVTGRYILERLVNCYQRQGGKADIGNKLDDFLGATPVVSAPLFETCSDTSDDPEAEGSCGMSFDQASDITPIPTVQPVDIPLIGAVHPEEMSLPVLTLVLAGVDAFNPCAFFVLLFLLSIMVNAGSRKRMLLVGGIFVFFSGFIYFIFMSAWLNLFQLLGGGDGGIIITCAGVLALIAAIVNIKDYFYGRGDVSLSMSVENRGSLIKRMGKLSKASSLPTMILGSTILAILANTYELLCTAGFPMIYTSVLSLSDLDTMQRYLYLIAYNVVYVIPLAAIVIVFSMTLGKRKLTEKEGEVLKLMSGIMMLGLGSMLVFNPNSLQNAVFSVGLILGSIVLTFIIARIKRYIVQNKAG comes from the coding sequence ATGAACCGATTGATTGGCCAATTACTGTTACTTCTTTGTGTACTGATATTGGCACCCAGCTCAATAGCCAGTACCGCGGCCTCAACAGACGACTCACTTTGGTATACTCAGCAAAACCAGCAGCCTGTGGTTAAACTGCATTTTTTTTGGTCTAAAACCTGTCCTCATTGTCGTGAAGCGCATCCTTTTATTGATGCTTTAGGCGAACGTTTTGACTGGATAGAATTACACGACTACGCCATTAGCGAACCCGGCAATGTCGACAAACTCATGGAAATGGGCCAACACACTGGTGTTGAACCTAAATCGGTGCCCTACTTTGCCATTTGTGGCGAGGCCGTTGTTGGCTATAACAGCCATGATGTCACAGGGCGTTACATCCTAGAGCGCTTAGTTAACTGCTATCAACGCCAAGGTGGTAAAGCAGATATTGGTAATAAGCTCGATGATTTTTTAGGCGCTACGCCAGTGGTAAGCGCACCATTATTTGAAACCTGTAGTGACACGAGTGACGACCCAGAAGCCGAAGGTTCGTGTGGCATGTCATTTGACCAAGCCAGTGACATTACCCCTATACCAACTGTTCAGCCTGTCGACATTCCACTCATTGGTGCAGTGCACCCTGAAGAAATGTCATTGCCAGTGCTCACCTTAGTACTCGCTGGTGTCGATGCTTTTAATCCTTGCGCATTTTTCGTGTTGCTGTTTTTACTGAGCATCATGGTTAATGCAGGCAGCCGCAAACGTATGTTATTGGTAGGCGGTATTTTTGTATTCTTCTCAGGCTTTATCTACTTTATATTTATGAGCGCCTGGCTTAACTTATTCCAACTACTTGGCGGCGGTGATGGCGGTATCATTATCACTTGTGCGGGGGTATTGGCATTGATTGCGGCCATAGTGAATATAAAAGATTACTTTTACGGCCGTGGCGACGTTAGCCTTTCAATGTCAGTTGAAAATCGTGGCTCGCTTATTAAACGGATGGGCAAATTATCTAAAGCCAGCTCGTTACCAACAATGATTTTAGGCTCAACGATTCTGGCTATTTTAGCTAACACCTATGAACTGCTTTGCACCGCTGGTTTTCCAATGATTTACACCTCAGTGTTGTCGTTATCAGATCTCGATACCATGCAACGTTACTTATACCTCATCGCTTATAATGTGGTTTACGTTATTCCACTTGCCGCTATTGTGATTGTATTCTCAATGACCTTAGGTAAACGCAAACTGACCGAAAAAGAAGGCGAAGTACTTAAACTGATGTCAGGTATTATGATGTTAGGTTTAGGCAGCATGTTAGTGTTTAACCCTAACTCACTGCAAAATGCAGTCTTTTCTGTAGGTCTGATTTTGGGGTCTATTGTACTGACCTTTATTATTGCCAGAATTAAACGCTACATAGTGCAAAATAAAGCAGGATAA
- a CDS encoding Spy/CpxP family protein refolding chaperone, with protein sequence MKTSSIIKTSLVALVASSALLAGQLYAVDAADNTVKTENVAAKGDRHHGHKGGMHKMLRKLDLTDAQKVQVKAIFDKYQANRPERPTKEQRAEHRTEMLALITTAGFDEAKATAMAEAQQQKHLQKMLTHLKMQNEIYQLLTPEQQQTFQDKFKLGKGHKPRR encoded by the coding sequence ATGAAAACATCATCAATCATCAAAACGAGTTTAGTTGCCTTAGTGGCAAGTTCGGCTTTATTAGCTGGCCAGTTATATGCAGTTGATGCAGCTGATAACACTGTAAAAACTGAAAATGTTGCCGCTAAAGGTGACCGACATCATGGTCACAAAGGTGGCATGCATAAAATGCTTCGTAAGCTGGACTTAACTGATGCCCAAAAAGTTCAAGTAAAAGCCATCTTCGATAAGTACCAAGCTAACCGTCCTGAGCGCCCAACTAAAGAGCAGCGCGCTGAGCACCGTACAGAAATGTTAGCGTTAATCACTACCGCTGGTTTTGACGAAGCAAAAGCAACTGCAATGGCTGAAGCACAGCAACAAAAGCATTTACAAAAGATGCTGACGCATTTGAAAATGCAAAACGAAATTTATCAATTATTAACGCCTGAACAGCAACAAACGTTTCAAGATAAATTTAAGCTAGGCAAAGGCCACAAACCGCGCCGTTAA